Proteins found in one Gammaproteobacteria bacterium genomic segment:
- a CDS encoding ATP-binding cassette domain-containing protein: protein MAETPILECRGVSKSFGAVQALYKVDFEVRAGEVMALVGDNGAGKSTLIKGIAGIFPFDEGEVRFEGENVDITGPRDAAALGIEVVYQDLALADNLDVVANMFLGRERVQNRLILDEANMERAARETLDSLSVTSLRTVRQAVVGLSGGQRQAVAVAKAVMWNSKAVILDEPTAALGVAQTRQVLDLVRRLADRGLGVVLISHNLHDVFEAADRITVLRLGQQVGVHERSKATQEDVVFDITAGTVSQVPGMEVS, encoded by the coding sequence ATGGCTGAGACGCCCATCTTGGAGTGCAGAGGAGTCTCCAAGTCCTTCGGTGCCGTTCAGGCCCTGTACAAGGTGGACTTCGAGGTCCGTGCCGGCGAAGTTATGGCCCTCGTGGGCGATAACGGTGCCGGCAAATCCACGCTGATCAAAGGTATCGCAGGGATCTTCCCCTTCGACGAGGGCGAGGTCCGTTTCGAAGGCGAGAATGTCGACATCACGGGTCCCCGGGACGCGGCTGCGCTCGGAATCGAAGTCGTGTATCAGGATCTCGCCCTGGCCGACAACCTCGACGTCGTCGCCAACATGTTCCTGGGCAGAGAGCGGGTTCAGAACAGGCTCATACTCGACGAAGCCAACATGGAGCGCGCCGCACGGGAGACGCTCGACAGCCTCTCGGTCACCTCTCTCCGTACGGTCCGCCAGGCAGTTGTAGGGTTGTCTGGTGGCCAGCGGCAGGCGGTGGCGGTCGCCAAGGCGGTGATGTGGAACTCCAAGGCCGTGATCCTCGACGAGCCGACGGCTGCACTCGGGGTTGCCCAGACTCGGCAGGTCCTCGACCTGGTGCGCAGGCTCGCTGATCGTGGCCTCGGCGTTGTGCTGATCTCGCACAACCTTCATGACGTTTTCGAGGCAGCCGATCGGATCACCGTGCTTCGTCTCGGTCAGCAAGTCGGGGTTCACGAAAGATCCAAGGCGACGCAGGAAGATGTCGTCTTTGACATCACTGCGGGAACCGTGAGCCAAGTGCCCGGGATGGAGGTCTCATGA